A single region of the Ananas comosus cultivar F153 unplaced genomic scaffold, ASM154086v1, whole genome shotgun sequence genome encodes:
- the LOC109705275 gene encoding putative disease resistance protein RGA3, which produces MCIKQYQGAKSPCWMANLSLISLTSINLIHCKGWEHLPPLGQFSSLQYLRLWGLHAIKQIDCSFFESSNGCAFPSLKKLIFDSMPNLEEWIGVDDGCMFRKLHSMSIFDCPNLREIPTLSYSLRQLTISNVGLTALPTINQDYTDNNWQEHSQGLESLVIERCEKLEYVPTEFFQKFNSLKGLRIKECPQLTKRGISDIQLPSVLNELTIGSCGDLELPLLQLLPNLTSLTELKLVDCASITSLPQAQVCAQLTMLSSLDIYNCKELSSFGGIQALVSLRCLQIHRCDKLLEVALLLQPPPFPNDAGRKKNALLMDCFLKNGDLYIDHPALLLMEPLRSLSSVSTLIFSDASGLTSLPEEWLLQNHAALKHLLVKNASSLQSLPQSMTKLCSLEFLQVRNANLIRSLPDLPTSLSSLHITGCHPVLEERCQENVGLDWPKIARIPLMYIIANLVTLS; this is translated from the exons ATGTGCATCAAACAATACCAAGGTGCTAAATCTCCATGTTGGATGGCAAATCTATCTCTTATCAGTTTGACATCCATCAATCTGATTCATTGCAAAGGATGGGAGCACCTCCCGCCTCTTGGGCAGTTTTCTTCGCTCCAATATCTTCGCTTGTGGGGACTGCATGCAATAAAGCAAATAGATTGTTCATTCTTTGAAAGCAGCAATGGATGTGCCTTTCCATCATTGAAGAAGTTAATCTTTGATAGCATGCCTAACTTGGAGGAGTGGATCGGAGTAGATGACGGCTGCATGTTTCGTAAACTTCATTCTATGAGTATTTTTGACTGCCCTAATTTGAGGGAAATTCCTACTCTGTCTTATAGTCTAAGACAATTGACTATTTCAAATGTCGGATTGACTGCTCTTCCAACAATAAATCAGGATTACACAGACAACAAT TGGCAAGAACATTCACAGGGTCTTGAAAGCTTAGTCATCGAACGATGTGAGAAGCTCGAATATGTTCCAACAGAATTTTTTCAGAAATTCAACAGTCTCAAAGGGCTGCGCATAAAAGAGTGCCCGCAGTTGACAAAACGTGGGATCTCAGACATCCAACTGCCCTCTGTACTCAATGAGCTCACTATTGGGTCATGTGGCGACCTTGAGTTGCCATTGCTCCAGTTATTACCAAATTTAACCTCTCTTACTGAGTTGAAATTAGTCGATTGCGCAAGCATAACATCCCTTCCCCAAGCACAAGTGTGTGCACAGTTGACGATGCTTTCCAGCTTAGACATATACAACTGCAAAGAACTGTCATCATTTGGGGGAATACAAGCTCTCGTATCCCTCCGTTGTTTACAAATTCATAGGTGCGACAAGCTACTTGAAGTCGCCCTGCTGCTGCAGCCTCCTCCGTTCCCAAACGATGCCGGCCGAAAAAAGAATGCACTACTCATGGACTGCTTTTTGAAGAATGGCGACCTATATATTGACCACCCCGCGCTCCTGCTCATGGAGCCATTGAGAAGTCTCTCCTCCGTCAGCACGTTGATTTTTTCTGATGCTTCGGGACTCACCAGCTTACCTGAGGAATGGCTACTGCAAAATCACGCTGCCCTCAAACATTTactagtaaagaatgcaagctCTCTTCAGTCCCTCCCCCAGAGCATGACAAAACTGTGCTCCCTCGAGTTTTTACAAGTACGGAATGCTAATCTCATCCGGTCTCTTCCAGATCTGCCTACTTCACTAAGTAGTCTACACATCACCGGGTGTCACCCTGTGTTGGAGGAGCGATGCCAAGAGAATGTAGGCCTTGATTGGCCCAAGATTGCCCGCATCCCTCTTATGTATATT ATAGCAAATCTCGTTACCTTGTCATAA